The genomic interval TTATTATTTTTGGTAATACTTTCCATTATTCATTTTAATTTCGCCAGAGTCGATAAGCTTACGTATAAAACTAAGTTTCATTTTATCACTGCCATTATCTATTCCGTCAACCAGTTCATCGAGTGTCAAAGGTCCATCTACCAGCAAATTGGTTATCTCGACATATATTTTTCCTTCTAGCTCTTCATCGCTTCCGGCACTCCGCTTCAAAATACATACATCGCAGATCAGACAATCGGGAGATTCGTTTTCTCCAAAGTAAGCCAACAATTTCCGACTCCGACATTCGTCATTCTCTAAGTAGTTGAATATTGATTTCAATTGTGCTTCAGCGATACGCTTCCTCTCTACAATATACTGATGATCAACCGTTAAGTGTTTTGTATCACTTCTGGGACGCATAAATTGAAGCTGTGGACTATCTTTTTGTTTTAAATAGGTCAGCACGCCCATATCATTCATTTTCTGCAAAAGAGAATAGACATGTTGAGTCGGAAGGTTCAGTTTTCGTGCAACATCTGTCTCTCTTATATCAACAAAGTGATCAAATGCAGGACCATAAGTACGGAGGATAAACTTAATAACCGAATCCATATTGGCATGTTCAACCTGAAAGCGATATAATTCGGTTGCGTCCACTTCGAAACTGATCCTAGAAGGCAGAAACACATTTTCGGTGACGCTGATCCATTCATCTCGTTCCAGAAACTTCAATGACGCCATCGTTTTAATAACATTGAGCGTGTAACGCTTACAAAAGTCTCCGATATCAAAATCAAAAACGACACCCTCGCCTGCCCCATAGGCTAATTGAAAATAATTACCTAATTGAAAATAGGTTTGAGCAACTTCTTGGACACTGGGAAAACTTTGTTCAAAATTAGATTTCAGCTTCAATTTGTCGGCTTCATTGTAAAGGAGTACGGCGTAAGACTTATTTCCATCTCGCCCCGCTCGTCCGGCTTCTTGAAAATAGGCTTCAAGATGTTCGGGTATATCTAGATGTACTACCAAGCGTACATTAGGCTTATCAATTCCCATCCCGAAGGCATTTGTAGAGACGATAATTTGAGTCTCATTTTTCATCCAAGCATCTTGTTTCCGGTTCCTTTCATTCGTGCCTAACCCTGCATGATAATAGTCGGCATTGATGCCGTTCATAATCAAAAATCTGGCAATCTCTTTGGTTTCACGGCGACTTCGAACATAGACAATCCCAGAGCCCGGCGTACGATTAATAATCCTTAGCAAGCGTTGCATCTTGTTTTCCTCAAACAGAGCCATATATGCCAAGTTATCACGAAAAAAACTCCTCTTAAGCACATGGCTATGCTGAGGGTCGAAGTCGAGCTTTTCTTGAATATCTTCGACAACTCTTTCAACAGCCGTCGCCGTCAGTGCAAGTACAGGAACTCCCGGATGCAATGTCCTTAAGATTTTTATATCAAGATAAGCAGGACGGAAATCATAGCCCCACTGTGAAATACAGTGTGCCTCGTCGATAGCAAACAAAGATATGTTCATATGCTTGATACGCTCCTGAACAAGTTCATTTCGCAGTCTTTCAGGAGACAGGTACAGGAACTTGATATCGCCGAAAATGCAGTTATCTAGCGCTATATCGACTTCCTTCTTACCCATACCGGAAAAGATAGCGATCGCTTTGATGCCTTTTGCTTTCAGGCTTTCAACTTGATCTTTCATCAACGCTATTAACGGGCTGACTACAATACATATTCCAGGTCGGATAAGTGTAGGCACTTGAAAACAAATGGATTTACCACCTCCGGTGGGCATCAACGCCAGCGTATCCCTCCCTTCAATTACTGAATTAATGACGTCCTCTTGAAGTGGACGAAAAGAGGAATACCCCCAATGTTTCTGTAAAACCTCATGAATGGTCATAGCTATGAAGCATACGTTAAAGACTCACCAAACATAGTGAAAATTATCCTTTAGAACATACACGGGAATCTTCATTTTTTCAGCCTCGACTTTCATCTTTTGGATATACCACCATGCATTGCTTCCATCTAAAATCATCTGATCGAACGTCATAATGTCTTGCATTTCACTTATACTGTGCAGTGAATTGTTTTTTACAATGAAAAGGTCTACAGCAATGTTACCTTGCAACTCCATCGGGCGATCGAAGACAAACAGGGTCTTGTTTCCCAACTGAATAAAATGTTCGTAAACCAAAAAATCCTCGTTTAGAAACGTATCAACATGATGGATAAAATTAGGAGGTTTAGCCAACGCTAAAAAACTTGGCTTAACTGAATATTCGAAAGTCGAATCATGCTCGTCTTTAAAGTTCGTATACAAATAGGCGTTCTCCCTTTGGAATATACCTATCGCAGTATTCTTGCCCACATTATAAATCTTAATTTGGTTAAGGTGTCTTTCTGAATACTTTTGCAACGATCGATCTAGTCCTAAGAGAATCAAACCGATAAATATTAAATAGATTGCCGTTTTCTTTTTATGAAAAACGAAAAAACTTGCGGCTAAAACGACTAGATACAAGACCAAAAAATGCCAGGATTCAGTCCACCGAAGATTTAAACTGGAATATGGCAACTCCCCAAAATAGACCAAGACTTCTTTTGTGATTTTAATAGTTGCTTCAAGAAATTGAGCCAGAAACAGCTGAAGCCCGCCTGATGGTAAAAGAAGAACGAGGATGCCGATATATAGAATTAAGGTAGCTGGCAATAGAATAAAAAGGTTTGCTGGCAAAAAATAAACAGGAAAAAAATAAAAATAATAAGTGACTAAAGGAAAGGTTGCTAGTTGCGCGGCAAGAGAAATTGAGATATATGACCACAACGTTTTAAGTATTGGATTGGAGAAACCCGGTGCTAAATAAAACTTGGGGTAAAAATACACGATACCAAGTACAGACAAATACGAAAGTTGAAAACCAATATCTGATAAGAACCGCGGATTATACATTAAAAGAATAAATGCTGAAAAAGCGATGGTGTTGTATATTTGGTTTTGCCGAACCATACTCAGTGCTAAAATCCCTAAGCTAAGCATAATGGAGGCTCGGAGCACCGAAGGTGATAAGCCCGTTATAAGTGCATACAGCCAAATTAACGCAATGAGTATAACAGCCTTTAGCCAGATCCATTTAGACTTTCTATTCCAAAGCAATAAGAATGAAAACACGGAAAATATGATGCCTACGTGAAGGCCTGAAACAGAGAGAACGTGGATCGTTCCAGTTGTCGAAAAGGTATTCAATAAATCACGATCCAAATCGCTACGGTAACCTAACACGAGTGTTGATGCAATAGCATGTACATCCTTTTCAACCAGGATGCTTTCTAACTTCGCTACCATATTTTCCCTCAGACCAAGAGCAAAATCAATTAAATCATCACCTTGATTTTCACCAATCTTTTTTACTTGTTTATGTGTTAAATAACTTTGATGCCAGATTTCCCGACCGGCCATGTACTGTTTATAATTGAATTCATTTGGATTAAAACTGGGCTTGAGTTCATTGAAGTCAGCTTCAATAAGCAGTTGATCGCCATAATAGTAGATTTGCTCCAGATCATTTAAAGAATCACGTTGGATGCTGAGTAAAAGCCTCCCCTTGCGTGCTGAGATCAGACTGTCAGTGACGGAATGTGTGACTTGTACTGGGAAGCGAATGGTTTTTTCTGTAATTCTAGGTTCATCGGCAACAAAACCTATAAGTGCATCCGTCGGATCGTGGCTAAAGTGACCGCGTTGAATCAACGGGTCTGGATGCCACATACGCGCCCAACCCAGTGCAAATAAGAAAATATAAAATAGAACACTCAGCGTCGGATAATTTCTAAACTTACGGAGCTTAGTTATACCGATCATCAAGAAAAAAAGAGCGATTGATAAGCCAGCTATTATACAAACTAAATAGAAAACATGAACTTGAGGTCGAATCCAATGCCCCATACCTATCCCTGCAATCAATGCAAAAACAAATCGGACAAAAGGCCATGCAGCAAAATTGATATTGTTTTCTTTCAACCCTTGCATTATCTAAATTTGAAAACGTAGTTGTAATCGGATATCGGAGCGAGTGCGGCCTTCTATATAATTAAGACCTGAACCGATCCCCTCGTCTTTATATAGTGAACTCGCATACCGCGCCCAAAAATTGATCTTACGACTCAGACGGTAGCGCAGATTGATATAAAAACGAAGACCCTCACCATAGTAAGGAATTGAAGAATGTGCGTATAAAACATTGTTCTCGAAGACATAGTGCCTTGAATTGTAACTGTCTGTTTTAAACGCAGCCAAACGAACGTTCCCACTAACGGGATTTCCCATGGGCTTATAAATCAAGTCATGATAGAAGAGCCAACCGCTTTCGGTACCACTATTCCCTTTTTTATAAGTAATCAGTTCTGCTCGATTTCGAAAGCTTATATTGTCGTTAACTTTATAGCTTCCCTGGAGCCGTATTTGGTGACGAACTACATTGGCTATCTCGTTCACCACGTTTGTGCTGGATAAATTTTCTTGTTTGTTCCGATAACGATAGCGGATGGAAAATATATTTGACCGAATCGGAGCATATGATATTTGAGTAAATAGATCGTAACCATCTGAAGGTGCATCTACCCGATACTTAATCCAGGGGAATCTAAAATAGTCAGCATAAGCCACCCACTCTACTCTGCGATTGGGATTCCATATTAATCCGGAATAAAATCCGTTTTCATTTGTAGCATTTGTGTTTTCGGAAAATGGACTGCTCAAAAACCCATGAAAGTCTTTTTGGTAATTTCGATAGAGAGCCACAAAGGATAACTGATCTGAGAGGCCAGCAATAGCACCATTTAAAAAACCAAAACTGCGATATGAGTTTGCGGCTCCCTCACCAAATAGGTAAAGATTTTTATATGTATACTGGTAGTAGATGCTGGCACTTTCCAGCGAGCGGCCACGGAAGCTGAATTGATTGTATAATTGTTCATTAGGTGAACGAGGCTTGTTAAAATTAGTGCTTAAAAAAGTTCCTCCAATATTTAAATGAGATGAGCTATACTTCATGTTAGCTCCGTAAATAAATTGATTGACAGACTCTCTGTTTTTTATTTCCGCCGGTGTCCGATGATATCCTGATAAATTAAGGGAACTGAACGCACTTGAATCACTTGTCAAGGTTCCATCAAGAGACCGATAAGAAACGAAAGGAGAAAGCTCGATCTTACCAAACTGCAATGTCGTCGCCAAGCCACGTAAGTAATCTGCCTCATTGGTCGATGTATGAGGTCTAATGCCTGTCCCATTCCGAGCGACATGATGTACGAGAGCGCCTTTTCCAAAGCTGTAGGAGTTCCAAATATTCAATCCCTGTCCAAAA from Pedobacter indicus carries:
- a CDS encoding RecQ family ATP-dependent DNA helicase, producing the protein MTIHEVLQKHWGYSSFRPLQEDVINSVIEGRDTLALMPTGGGKSICFQVPTLIRPGICIVVSPLIALMKDQVESLKAKGIKAIAIFSGMGKKEVDIALDNCIFGDIKFLYLSPERLRNELVQERIKHMNISLFAIDEAHCISQWGYDFRPAYLDIKILRTLHPGVPVLALTATAVERVVEDIQEKLDFDPQHSHVLKRSFFRDNLAYMALFEENKMQRLLRIINRTPGSGIVYVRSRRETKEIARFLIMNGINADYYHAGLGTNERNRKQDAWMKNETQIIVSTNAFGMGIDKPNVRLVVHLDIPEHLEAYFQEAGRAGRDGNKSYAVLLYNEADKLKLKSNFEQSFPSVQEVAQTYFQLGNYFQLAYGAGEGVVFDFDIGDFCKRYTLNVIKTMASLKFLERDEWISVTENVFLPSRISFEVDATELYRFQVEHANMDSVIKFILRTYGPAFDHFVDIRETDVARKLNLPTQHVYSLLQKMNDMGVLTYLKQKDSPQLQFMRPRSDTKHLTVDHQYIVERKRIAEAQLKSIFNYLENDECRSRKLLAYFGENESPDCLICDVCILKRSAGSDEELEGKIYVEITNLLVDGPLTLDELVDGIDNGSDKMKLSFIRKLIDSGEIKMNNGKYYQK
- a CDS encoding ComEC/Rec2 family competence protein; its protein translation is MQGLKENNINFAAWPFVRFVFALIAGIGMGHWIRPQVHVFYLVCIIAGLSIALFFLMIGITKLRKFRNYPTLSVLFYIFLFALGWARMWHPDPLIQRGHFSHDPTDALIGFVADEPRITEKTIRFPVQVTHSVTDSLISARKGRLLLSIQRDSLNDLEQIYYYGDQLLIEADFNELKPSFNPNEFNYKQYMAGREIWHQSYLTHKQVKKIGENQGDDLIDFALGLRENMVAKLESILVEKDVHAIASTLVLGYRSDLDRDLLNTFSTTGTIHVLSVSGLHVGIIFSVFSFLLLWNRKSKWIWLKAVILIALIWLYALITGLSPSVLRASIMLSLGILALSMVRQNQIYNTIAFSAFILLMYNPRFLSDIGFQLSYLSVLGIVYFYPKFYLAPGFSNPILKTLWSYISISLAAQLATFPLVTYYFYFFPVYFLPANLFILLPATLILYIGILVLLLPSGGLQLFLAQFLEATIKITKEVLVYFGELPYSSLNLRWTESWHFLVLYLVVLAASFFVFHKKKTAIYLIFIGLILLGLDRSLQKYSERHLNQIKIYNVGKNTAIGIFQRENAYLYTNFKDEHDSTFEYSVKPSFLALAKPPNFIHHVDTFLNEDFLVYEHFIQLGNKTLFVFDRPMELQGNIAVDLFIVKNNSLHSISEMQDIMTFDQMILDGSNAWWYIQKMKVEAEKMKIPVYVLKDNFHYVW
- a CDS encoding ComEA family DNA-binding protein, with translation MFFRSFFFLSITICCCTAFSYAQEDRDTQQINLSIFENLLESITTDEESELDLSEIEELLNYYLRNPIDLNTASYEDLKNLIFLSDLQIQEILDHRNESGNFVSIYELQSISSLDEISRQWLLPFIRISTEKKRLRSNSAKKKHDLMLRYGRVVETQRGYSIKDEDRSRYLGTPDHLLLRYRFRINNKFQLAVNMEKDPGEEFFTGTQSRGFDYYSGSILIQDVGYLKKLVIGDYSLAFGQGLNIWNSYSFGKGALVHHVARNGTGIRPHTSTNEADYLRGLATTLQFGKIELSPFVSYRSLDGTLTSDSSAFSSLNLSGYHRTPAEIKNRESVNQFIYGANMKYSSSHLNIGGTFLSTNFNKPRSPNEQLYNQFSFRGRSLESASIYYQYTYKNLYLFGEGAANSYRSFGFLNGAIAGLSDQLSFVALYRNYQKDFHGFLSSPFSENTNATNENGFYSGLIWNPNRRVEWVAYADYFRFPWIKYRVDAPSDGYDLFTQISYAPIRSNIFSIRYRYRNKQENLSSTNVVNEIANVVRHQIRLQGSYKVNDNISFRNRAELITYKKGNSGTESGWLFYHDLIYKPMGNPVSGNVRLAAFKTDSYNSRHYVFENNVLYAHSSIPYYGEGLRFYINLRYRLSRKINFWARYASSLYKDEGIGSGLNYIEGRTRSDIRLQLRFQI